GAATGAAAAAATGAAAACAGAATGGCAAAGTCTTAAGCAAGTACGGGGATGTTTATTGACTGGCATATATGCAAATCAACTTCATGTTAGAGATGATTTGGTTCTTTTTTCTTCAGAATATATTTTAAAGATTAAAAACCCAGATACATTAAAGTCTTGGTATTGGAATGTAAATTGGTTTGAAGACGGGGATTCAGATGATTATCTTGTCATAAAAGAACAAGAAACCCCGGAACCGCTAAACTATTTGAATGAACCTGACCTCTCTCCACACCAAAAACATTTCATTATTAGTTCTCTGTTTTCTTTTGAAGATAACTTAATTAAAACAGCAAGCGGATACGGATTTAAAAATAAGAACATCGAAATCTTAAGCACACTTGTATTTGAATTTGAGGAGTCATACCTTTTAATAAAAACGGGACCTGTGATTGAGGCCAGAATTACGAAAATGAAACCGAATAATTTAGGAGCTTTCATTTTTTCTTGTGACTAATATTCTTATATGTACTTCAACTACTGGTCGATATTCCGCAATCTAGCGCGATTGCGGAATATCCTCAGTCTTCTTGAGGCACCAGTATTTACGTTTGTTCGAACAAACGTGAATGTTTAAACAAACACGATAGTTTTATGCACAGGTATCTTTTCAAGTGAGCCCCATTTTTACTTCACTAGGCAATTCAAAGAAAGGTTGAATATCTTGGACATATTCCAGAACACCTAAAAATTCCCCTTTGTCATTGAATATAGCTTTATAAGTAAGATGAATGTATTGATTTTTCCTTTTAAACCACATGCTTTCAGAAGTTCGTTTTCCTGTTTTAAGATCGCGCATTAATGTCATAACCTTCATCAAACTTTTAGGTGGGTGACAATTTGCTACATTGCGCCCTATCGAAATGGGGGTCCGCACTAGCATCATTTCCGATGCTTCGGTTATTTCGTTAAAGTATTTGAACATATCGTTTTTATCAACAAATGTTATTTCAAGCGGTAAATTATTCAAAATGAGTTCTGCTTCTTCTGTCGTTAAGTAACCCCCGCCGCCAAGAACTATGTTTTGGGTTGTTGGTGAGTCAGCTATTTCTTTATTTTCGTCCACATTTTTACGTTTAGGTAGCCATGGTTCCCCTGGAGCTTCGATAATCGCATAGCCAAATGCTTCACTTTCATTTGCGATCGCTAACCAATCATCTTCGCTGAATATGGATTGAAGGATTGGCAAAATAATTGCTTCTTCTTGATAGATCATTTCTTTAAATTCATTTTCAAATGTGTCATACCT
This genomic window from Sporosarcina sp. Marseille-Q4063 contains:
- a CDS encoding PAS domain-containing protein; this encodes MLNMQFDIKRINLLKEILLHLRHEGSLESIKSDVNQLKSISVVNLLLMQLELINGDHGITIEDVKRFSSIESDLSGNSTIYHPSHPVQIFKEENAAFQVVMNQINQIMESLEEDQNQTHQNDKLKQFIFQLEEFHNHYNRKEKIFFPIMERYGHYAPTRTVWRADIRIRARYQALKRQIDPRYDSDITRIRKRYDTFENEFKEMIYQEEAIILPILQSIFSEDDWLAIANESEAFGYAIIEAPGEPWLPKRKNVDENKEIADSPTTQNIVLGGGGYLTTEEAELILNNLPLEITFVDKNDMFKYFNEITEASEMMLVRTPISIGRNVANCHPPKSLMKVMTLMRDLKTGKRTSESMWFKRKNQYIHLTYKAIFNDKGEFLGVLEYVQDIQPFFELPSEVKMGLT